The genome window CAGGATTATCCTTAATAAGGTAACTCAGCGAAGCTCGTCAATTTCCAgcattattctttttctttgtcctTTACAGCATCGTTAGCACAGTTTACACTTCCAGAACTATCTCGCGTGATTAATAGAAACATCCCTGATAGACGAAAGATAGAGCTAAAGATAGATGgatagatagaaagagagcAAAAGAGATAttgagaaggagagaaaatagGGATGAAAGGCCACCGTAAAAATCGTCCTTGTTCCCGTCGTCATTCTCGTTctcgtcatcatcgtcgtaACGATATGAATCAATTACCAGATAGCGTTTACTTCGGCATGAAAAATTGTTGATGCGAGTGCGAGTTCGGCGGTGGATGTAGATTAGGATGTGGCGGTCCGCTGCCTCTGGTACCAGTGGCGTAAAGTTGTTGCTGGAAGTTATGAAACTGTTGAGCATAATTCGGATCGGACATGCTGGGTCCGCTGCCAACAAATGGGCCGGTTTTGAAATTACTGCTTGCACCGCCCATGCTCGGCGGTAGAGGCTGAGTGGCATCAGGCGGTGGTCCTAATCCCATCGGACTGGCCTTGTTGCCGGATACTCCGTACATGCCTGGATTCGGCTGGTTTGATAGATTTTGCGACACCATGTCGGGCGGGAAGACTTTGTCGGAATCCATGGAGCCGCCTGGGAAGACGCCGCCACCTACCATATGCTGCATTCGCATTAAATTCGGTTGCGGTCGCATGTTGCCGACCGGTCTCATGGACGGGTGCATGGTGCCGGAAGTATTCATGGATTGATTATCCATCCTAGGTGAGGTACCCATACCAGGGATCCCGGCGGCATTCATATTGGACGGCATACCGCTATGCGGACCCCCCATGCTGTTTGGTACACAACCGTTCGGGAAGTATTGAAGATTTACGGAAGGCGTCCCTCCCATTTTCGATTCCAGATTAGACAGCGGATTAGTGAATCGCTGAAGGAAATCCAGACTGGGTGGGCCTCGAGGTGCATGACCGACGTTTGGCCTGGCCGGCAAATATTGTATGGTGTTAGGTGCATTCGGTTTTACTTGAACGTTCGCGCCATTGTACGGACTAGGCCCTGCGACTCCGTGGCCAGGAATCAATCTTGGCGGAGGCGCGTGTCCAGGATCACCGCCGGGATAACCGGCGCCAGCTGCACCGACACCTGAATGACCGCCCATTATTCCATGACCACCCATCATAGCGGGATGTCCCATCTTACTAGGAACTCCACCAGGGCTCCCCGTGTGCGAAGTAGTAGGGCTATAGCTTGTTGGAGGACCTGCAAGACCTATGCACATACCACCAACCTCGTTGCCGGGTTCCCCGCTGGCTGCACCCATATGACAGCTTCCGTTCATTTCGCCACCCATCTGCATCATGTGCATGCCAGGGTGTGGATTGCCAAACGGCATCATACCAGCAGCATTGCCGGAGTGCATGGGCTCGTTACCCAACGAATTGCTCGCCGCCGTATTCGTCAGTTGTTGACTCATCTGCGCCAGAGACGTTATCGGATCGAAATTCGTACCCATGGTGTTTAAGCCGCCAAGTCGACCGCCAATATTATTAGGATTGAGAGGCACGTTGTCAGATGGCTGACTCACGTTTATGGACGGCCTGCCGCAGGGGAAAGAACCGGCACCAGTGGGACCACCGCTTAGCGACGGGACTACTGTTGTATTGCCAGAATTGTTCGGATTCACTACCGTAGACGGTTGTTGTGgaggctgctgctgctgctgctgttgttgttgcTGCGATTGTGtttgctgttgttgctgctgaaCATCTTTTACAGACGGCGGTGATGTGTCAGGTTTCATGGTAGGCGATGCTGGCACAGTTCGCGGTGGGCCCATACTATCGGGTAGACTGCTGTTGTGTGGTGTCGGACTACTttgcgcgctcgcgctcgaCTTGTTGCCTTGTTTCGCGGGATCTGCTGGAGTGTGCGGCGCGGCGCTACCCGGTGTATGTGGCGTATGTGGCGTATGAGGGCTGTGTAAAGAACCCGCAAAACCGCGGTTTATGCTGTCCATTTGTACAGGGCTCGCACCCTCTGATCTATTAGGAAATTGATTGTTGCTATCTAAACTTCCTGGCAAGATTCTGTTGGGCATCTCTGAAGAATTACCGGTGTTTctgtttcaaaaaaaaatttaaaaaaagttataattatacaagTTTTAGATGGTTATCAACAGTtatttagcattaaaaaattaaaaaaaaattaaaaaatacttacgtaGATGAATTACCATCCTTCAGACTCGTATTAGGTTGTTTTTGAATAGTCAGTTCCTGTCCTTCAAACGTACTAAGATATTGAAGTTGATGAGGGCTCGGCACTGGCATTAGATTTGCTTCTTTCACGGCTGATGCATTAACATTCCCAGCATGTTGTTGTTTCTGTTGAGCTAAAGATTGAAGCGTTCGGCAAAACATTCCGTCCactacagaaaaaaaagaaaagaaaaaaaaaaaaaaaaaaaaaaaaaagacgtataaatctattttataaattataaagttttataaaagtcACGCCTTGATcaaatcaatgaaaaattcgaaattaaaaaatttatagataatCATACCGTTTGGTTGTTGATTGGTAGAAAAATCAAGGGAAGCATCCTTTTGAGCAGTAGTACCACTAGGACTAAGTGCAGCAATATGTGAATGAGAAACCGGTGTTCCTGGATTGCTGTGATTCAATCGCGTTGTTGAAACGGCTGCCGTGGCAGCTGTAGCAACAGTCGGATTCGGTGAATCCTGACTTGTCGGGCTTTGCCCTGGCAGATGACTGGTCCTCTGATTACCAAGCTGAAATTGTCTGTTGCAATCCGCTGGTGAATTCAAAGCGGAACTTGCACGCGGTGATGGTAGCGATAGATTGCTAGTTGGATTGTTGGGCGACGATGGATTCGGGCTTTGAATTGCGATTGGTACGCTGGCAGATCGAGTCGTTTGATGATACGGTGGTGGCGGGCCTTGACTTCGCGGTACTCCAACCATATTAGAACCACGCAATGGTACTGCGCCAGGATTACCGACAGTTGCCTACAATATACGATACAATATATCTTTACATTCTTTACACGACAGATATTTTACGtgtagtattttaattaagcttaTCATACACAAAAGATATACCTTATTCTTTCCATCAAGAAATTGATGCTGCAATTTATGCCAGTCCATAGACGGAGAGCACTGATTTGGAACACCAACAGGAGGAACATTCGTCGGAGGACATGATACCGTCGTTCCTTGCGTTGCATCTGTTAAAGCATTGCCAGATTGGTCTTCCTTGTGACCGGGAAACAATATCATTTGCATTTTTCGCAAAGTCGCTAGTTGAACTTCTCTGTGTTGCCTTTGTTTGGGCGTTAAATTTTCGTCTGGAACCTTGACACCTTGAAGAGATGGTTGTAAACCTCCCGGGCCTGGACTCGTTGTGCCACCTAATAAATTTGGACTGTGGCCCATGGTAGCATTATTAGCGGGTTGAGGGTTAGCTGTATAAAAAACagaatatattaaacgttgcacaatgtaaaaaaaattaataattaaatttaagttcgtaaattaaacgttgcacaatgtaaaaaaaattaataataaaatttaagttcgtaaattaaacgttgcacaatgtaaaaaaaattaataataaaatttaagttcgtaaattaaacgttgcacaatgtaaaaaaaattaataattaaatttaagttcgtaaatttaacaaaatttaccTGAATTACCAGGTGAATTCGGCACAAGGCAAGGCACGTCTATGTTTCCATCATCCAGTGATGGTTCAGAATTACCGAGAGAATTTCCACCGTTTATATTTCGCAGGTTCGGCTGTTCGTTCCAAAATTGTGGAGCATTTGGATCTAGTGCTGGTAAATCCGGGGGTTGTTCAGTCGGGAAAGTATTATTCGCATTTCCCTGATGGCCTTTCTGTTTCATCATAGCAAGATTATTTAACCATTGAGCAGGATTTTGTCGAAATTGATTTACTTTATTTGGATGTTtctaaaagaataaaaacgataaatatatattaatggcaattaaataaataataattaatatatatttataagtgtatacaaattatcaaaaacattttacataaaatatgaaaaataatatcaataaaacacagataaattaaaaaaattaagaaataaacaGAAAGTAATATTGTATTCACCctacgttaataataaaacaaaatttttctaaaattaattaaaattttataataaattgtagaCAATCtacactttaataaaaatatttgactcTGCACATAATACctccaaatattttttagtgcCTGGTTGTGCACAATGATAAGCGATGATCGAAGAATATTCGCCTCTCAACACTGTGTCTGCAGCTTTATTAGCCAACGTCgtagaaaatacaaaaatttggCTCTGTTGTTGCATATATTGAGCCTCTCCGCTGCTCGTACTCGTTCCCATCTGCTTTCCCACAACATTACTGACAAGTGGTTGAATGCTGTCCGCTGTAATAACATTTCCACTATAATCTATAGCAAAAAGGATAATTTGATTAatctaatataattgtatgtaataaaaaaaaattaatgtacaatCAACATACAAATACAGATCtgcatgtaaattaataagtcaATCTTACCAGGTAGGTCGTCGGAAGGATTGTTAGGGTCTCCCTCTTGTTTGACTGAATTCAGAATGGGTTGGTTTCCATTTGCACTCTGGTTTTCCCCAGACATTGTACCTTCGCCGTTGGATGGATCCAAGCAGGGATCTCTTGGACACTCAGAAGTGTCTTCACCAGTGGCATCCTCGTTTCCACCTGAGCCTTCCTCCTTGATTTTAACAGGATCAGCATCAGGCTCATCCTTGACAACAGTGGTAGGTGGACAACAGCTAGGCTCGTTGGGCTTCTTTTCAGTTTTCATGGCTGAAGCGTGTTTGCTAGACAACCAAGTGTGTCAAACCTTACTGCTGTTGTTAAATAGTGAGAAAAGACGCATGGCCACCAGAACTAAATCCAGATCCTGATGTTACGTACAGCAAAGTACGATAAGGGAcagaggaagaaaagagataGGTTGATAACAAGACACACGTTGTCCAGTCAACAGTAGATCACTTGCGCTCACCAGACGGCACTCACGAGACCGTTCCTAGCTCGAAGCATCGCCATGTGGCCACTTCCCACAGGACAACACGACGGAATCGGCACGTACAGCAGGACCGAAGTCTATAAGCGCGAGAAGTTTATCCGCGCACCGTGGCTGGAGGGATGCTGCGGCCCCGGAGCCTCGGCCACCTGGATAATCGAGAGAGCGATCCGGCCGTTGAGCGGGCCGGAACGAGCGATTCTGTTAGCGAAACCGGTGGAAAGCTGCGCCGAAGCGCGGCGATAGTCCCGTAGCACTCTTCCGCGCGGGAGAAAGTTCGTCCGGAGTGTCAGCCTCACCTGGACGGCGGGCGCATAACGCACCTTCTCGGCTGCTGTGTGTGTGTCGCGcgcggctgctgctgctgctgctgcggctgcggctgcggcggTGGCGGAGCAGCGGCGGAGCGCGGCGCATTCACGCCGCGGGTCCCACTCACAGACGCGGCGGGCTCCGGGTGATCAGACGGCGGGGCGTACGCACGCTACCTGCGCGACTTGGGGTGTCCTCCTTGCCGTTGTACGCGCGAGCATTGTTCTCTCGATCCCCGACTTTATTTGTCACTTCATGGTCGctttgattatttatttcttttacgcaCGGCTGCCAACTGCCCGTCGGAAATTTCGACGGTGTCCGCCTGGAAGCGCGCCGCCCGTGCGTCAAACGGAGACGGGACGATACGCGGCCCCAAGAGTGCAAGCCAGACGCCCGCGTCGTGTCctcgtcgcgcgcgtgcgcgcTTGGGCACCCTCGCGCTACAGACTCCACGCTCTCTCGTCGCACCGTCGCCCGCGAGGGTTACTATTTTCGTCTTTCTTTGGTTATATTTTTGCCGTCCCGTAGCCTCTTTCGatcgcggcggcggcagccgATACCTGATCGTCTTTCTGTCCACTTCGAGCTCAACGACGCCGTGCGGCGCGACGaggatgaaagagagagacaccAAAAGagcgagggggagagagatagaggaCGCTTTTGACcccagaattttatttcgcactCGAATTCGCGTCCGCGAATCGAAGCTTCGTGAAATCGTGTCTGGAATGCGCGCGGGGCTGAGGAGCGAGAAGGGGATGGAGAAGGGAGGCAGAGTCGAGCTCTCGCGTGGCGATGCACCCTGCATTCCCTGAGTTTCCGGCGACCGCGGTGGACCCGTAGGTGTCGTACGTTTAATATCTCGCGGCCTCGGCGGTAACTTCAAAGTCTTTCGGTTGCGAGGGAAGCACGATAACTcacgtcaattaaaaatatttgtgtcGACCTGCatcgaataatatatatatatagacatgtaggtttaaaaaatcaacgaCGATTctaccttttattttattttttttcaaattaaaaacacgAGTTCAATTGCGA of Cardiocondyla obscurior isolate alpha-2009 linkage group LG15, Cobs3.1, whole genome shotgun sequence contains these proteins:
- the Lgs gene encoding protein BCL9 homolog isoform X3 translates to MKTEKKPNEPSCCPPTTVVKDEPDADPVKIKEEGSGGNEDATGEDTSECPRDPCLDPSNGEGTMSGENQSANGNQPILNSVKQEGDPNNPSDDLPDYSGNVITADSIQPLVSNVVGKQMGTSTSSGEAQYMQQQSQIFVFSTTLANKAADTVLRGEYSSIIAYHCAQPGTKKYLEKHPNKVNQFRQNPAQWLNNLAMMKQKGHQGNANNTFPTEQPPDLPALDPNAPQFWNEQPNLRNINGGNSLGNSEPSLDDGNIDVPCLVPNSPGNSANPQPANNATMGHSPNLLGGTTSPGPGGLQPSLQGVKVPDENLTPKQRQHREVQLATLRKMQMILFPGHKEDQSGNALTDATQGTTVSCPPTNVPPVGVPNQCSPSMDWHKLQHQFLDGKNKATVGNPGAVPLRGSNMVGVPRSQGPPPPYHQTTRSASVPIAIQSPNPSSPNNPTSNLSLPSPRASSALNSPADCNRQFQLGNQRTSHLPGQSPTSQDSPNPTVATAATAAVSTTRLNHSNPGTPVSHSHIAALSPSGTTAQKDASLDFSTNQQPNAQQKQQHAGNVNASAVKEANLMPVPSPHQLQYLSTFEGQELTIQKQPNTSLKDGNSSTNTGNSSEMPNRILPGSLDSNNQFPNRSEGASPVQMDSINRGFAGSLHSPHTPHTPHTPGSAAPHTPADPAKQGNKSSASAQSSPTPHNSSLPDSMGPPRTVPASPTMKPDTSPPSVKDVQQQQQQTQSQQQQQQQQQQPPQQPSTVVNPNNSGNTTVVPSLSGGPTGAGSFPCGRPSINVSQPSDNVPLNPNNIGGRLGGLNTMGTNFDPITSLAQMSQQLTNTAASNSLGNEPMHSGNAAGMMPFGNPHPGMHMMQMGGEMNGSCHMGAASGEPGNEVGGMCIGLAGPPTSYSPTTSHTGSPGGVPSKMGHPAMMGGHGIMGGHSGVGAAGAGYPGGDPGHAPPPRLIPGHGVAGPSPYNGANVQVKPNAPNTIQYLPARPNVGHAPRGPPSLDFLQRFTNPLSNLESKMGGTPSVNLQYFPNGCVPNSMGGPHSGMPSNMNAAGIPGMGTSPRMDNQSMNTSGTMHPSMRPVGNMRPQPNLMRMQHMVGGGVFPGGSMDSDKVFPPDMVSQNLSNQPNPGMYGVSGNKASPMGLGPPPDATQPLPPSMGGASSNFKTGPFVGSGPSMSDPNYAQQFHNFQQQLYATGTRGSGPPHPNLHPPPNSHSHQQFFMPK
- the Lgs gene encoding protein BCL9 homolog isoform X2; this translates as MKTEKKPNEPSCCPPTTVVKDEPDADPVKIKEEGSGGNEDATGEDTSECPRDPCLDPSNGEGTMSGENQSANGNQPILNSVKQEGDPNNPSDDLPADSIQPLVSNVVGKQMGTSTSSGEAQYMQQQSQIFVFSTTLANKAADTVLRGEYSSIIAYHCAQPGTKKYLEKHPNKVNQFRQNPAQWLNNLAMMKQKGHQGNANNTFPTEQPPDLPALDPNAPQFWNEQPNLRNINGGNSLGNSEPSLDDGNIDVPCLVPNSPGNSANPQPANNATMGHSPNLLGGTTSPGPGGLQPSLQGVKVPDENLTPKQRQHREVQLATLRKMQMILFPGHKEDQSGNALTDATQGTTVSCPPTNVPPVGVPNQCSPSMDWHKLQHQFLDGKNKATVGNPGAVPLRGSNMVGVPRSQGPPPPYHQTTRSASVPIAIQSPNPSSPNNPTSNLSLPSPRASSALNSPADCNRQFQLGNQRTSHLPGQSPTSQDSPNPTVATAATAAVSTTRLNHSNPGTPVSHSHIAALSPSGTTAQKDASLDFSTNQQPNVDGMFCRTLQSLAQQKQQHAGNVNASAVKEANLMPVPSPHQLQYLSTFEGQELTIQKQPNTSLKDGNSSTNTGNSSEMPNRILPGSLDSNNQFPNRSEGASPVQMDSINRGFAGSLHSPHTPHTPHTPGSAAPHTPADPAKQGNKSSASAQSSPTPHNSSLPDSMGPPRTVPASPTMKPDTSPPSVKDVQQQQQQTQSQQQQQQQQQQPPQQPSTVVNPNNSGNTTVVPSLSGGPTGAGSFPCGRPSINVSQPSDNVPLNPNNIGGRLGGLNTMGTNFDPITSLAQMSQQLTNTAASNSLGNEPMHSGNAAGMMPFGNPHPGMHMMQMGGEMNGSCHMGAASGEPGNEVGGMCIGLAGPPTSYSPTTSHTGSPGGVPSKMGHPAMMGGHGIMGGHSGVGAAGAGYPGGDPGHAPPPRLIPGHGVAGPSPYNGANVQVKPNAPNTIQYLPARPNVGHAPRGPPSLDFLQRFTNPLSNLESKMGGTPSVNLQYFPNGCVPNSMGGPHSGMPSNMNAAGIPGMGTSPRMDNQSMNTSGTMHPSMRPVGNMRPQPNLMRMQHMVGGGVFPGGSMDSDKVFPPDMVSQNLSNQPNPGMYGVSGNKASPMGLGPPPDATQPLPPSMGGASSNFKTGPFVGSGPSMSDPNYAQQFHNFQQQLYATGTRGSGPPHPNLHPPPNSHSHQQFFMPK
- the Lgs gene encoding protein BCL9 homolog isoform X1; protein product: MKTEKKPNEPSCCPPTTVVKDEPDADPVKIKEEGSGGNEDATGEDTSECPRDPCLDPSNGEGTMSGENQSANGNQPILNSVKQEGDPNNPSDDLPDYSGNVITADSIQPLVSNVVGKQMGTSTSSGEAQYMQQQSQIFVFSTTLANKAADTVLRGEYSSIIAYHCAQPGTKKYLEKHPNKVNQFRQNPAQWLNNLAMMKQKGHQGNANNTFPTEQPPDLPALDPNAPQFWNEQPNLRNINGGNSLGNSEPSLDDGNIDVPCLVPNSPGNSANPQPANNATMGHSPNLLGGTTSPGPGGLQPSLQGVKVPDENLTPKQRQHREVQLATLRKMQMILFPGHKEDQSGNALTDATQGTTVSCPPTNVPPVGVPNQCSPSMDWHKLQHQFLDGKNKATVGNPGAVPLRGSNMVGVPRSQGPPPPYHQTTRSASVPIAIQSPNPSSPNNPTSNLSLPSPRASSALNSPADCNRQFQLGNQRTSHLPGQSPTSQDSPNPTVATAATAAVSTTRLNHSNPGTPVSHSHIAALSPSGTTAQKDASLDFSTNQQPNVDGMFCRTLQSLAQQKQQHAGNVNASAVKEANLMPVPSPHQLQYLSTFEGQELTIQKQPNTSLKDGNSSTNTGNSSEMPNRILPGSLDSNNQFPNRSEGASPVQMDSINRGFAGSLHSPHTPHTPHTPGSAAPHTPADPAKQGNKSSASAQSSPTPHNSSLPDSMGPPRTVPASPTMKPDTSPPSVKDVQQQQQQTQSQQQQQQQQQQPPQQPSTVVNPNNSGNTTVVPSLSGGPTGAGSFPCGRPSINVSQPSDNVPLNPNNIGGRLGGLNTMGTNFDPITSLAQMSQQLTNTAASNSLGNEPMHSGNAAGMMPFGNPHPGMHMMQMGGEMNGSCHMGAASGEPGNEVGGMCIGLAGPPTSYSPTTSHTGSPGGVPSKMGHPAMMGGHGIMGGHSGVGAAGAGYPGGDPGHAPPPRLIPGHGVAGPSPYNGANVQVKPNAPNTIQYLPARPNVGHAPRGPPSLDFLQRFTNPLSNLESKMGGTPSVNLQYFPNGCVPNSMGGPHSGMPSNMNAAGIPGMGTSPRMDNQSMNTSGTMHPSMRPVGNMRPQPNLMRMQHMVGGGVFPGGSMDSDKVFPPDMVSQNLSNQPNPGMYGVSGNKASPMGLGPPPDATQPLPPSMGGASSNFKTGPFVGSGPSMSDPNYAQQFHNFQQQLYATGTRGSGPPHPNLHPPPNSHSHQQFFMPK